The Cynocephalus volans isolate mCynVol1 chromosome 16, mCynVol1.pri, whole genome shotgun sequence DNA segment AAGTTCCTGGCCCCTCACTGTGTCATCTGCCTCCAGCCTTGGTGCCAGCAGCTCAGGATTCAGCAGTCCCAGCACCAGTCCTTGGTGCTGTTTCTTCTCTGGAGTGACCACTGGCAACATCCTGCCTGCTGTAGGCCCCTGGCCACCCACCTCTGCTCAGGGTCCCAGCATCCCTGCCCGTTTGCCCTCAGCTTTGTCTTCCGGGTGCCCTCTGCCTAGGAGGACACCTCCTCCCAAATGCTGTGGGCCCCTCTGCCCTCCACTTCCCCCAGCTCCCCAGATACACATTCTTTAAACCAAGGGAAGGAGAATGAACGTGAGtcctccccaccctgctccctgCCGGGAAGCTGGCAGAGCCCCTGTGAGAGCCTCTGGGCAGTGCGTGAGCAGGACTCACCCTTCTCAGAGAAGACAGAGCTGCTGCCATGGTGCCAGGCCACCGGGCTGATGACCCAGTGCAGCCCTGCCCCCCTATTGTCATGGCCAGGCCCCCTGCCGGGTGGTAGGGGGAAAACAAGACACGGAGAAAGAATGCAGGGAACGCTGCTAAGATCAGCAGCCACTTGACCTGTCCCGGGACGGAAGTGGCTGTTGGGGTTGCATAAATCTGTGTTTAATGACGCCTTCTGGCTCCATCCCTCCACAGGCCCCCCAGAGCAGAAGTCGCCCCAGGTAGGGCTATTTCTGTACCCGCTGGCTGACCCTTCTTGTTTTCCAGCTTTCACCATCATGATCGTGCTGGCACTGGTTCGCATCGGGCACGGGCAAGGGGAGGGTCACCCACCCCTGGCCGACCTCTCCGGGGTCCGGAACCTGTTTGGGGTGTGCGTCTACTCCTTCATGTGCCAGCACTCCCTGCCGTCCCTCGTCACCCCCGTCTCCTCCAAGCGCCACCTCACACGGCTGGTGTTCCTGGACTACATACTGATCCTGGCCTTCTACAGCCTCCTGTCCTTCACTGCCATTTTCTGCTTCCGTGGTGACAGCCTCATGGACATGTATACCCTCAACTTCGCACGCTGCGACATCGTGGGCCTGGCTGCTGTCCGCTTCTTCCTGGGCCTCTTCCCCGTCTTTACCATCAGCACCAACTTCCCCATCATTGCCGTGACCCTGCGCAACAACTGGAAGACACTCTTCCACCGTGAGGGTGGCACATACCCATGGGTGGTGGACCGCATCGTGTTTCCCACCATCACCCTAGTGCCCCCCGTGCTGGTGGCCTTTTGCACCCACGACCTGGAGTCCCTGGTGGGCATCACAGGAGCCTACGCCGGCACCGGCATCCAGTACGTCGTCCCCGCCTTCCTGGTGTTCCACTGCCGCAAGGACACCCAGCTGGCCTTTGGCTACGGAACTGTCAACAAGCACCAGTCCCCATTCCGCCACACCTTCTGGGTGGGCTTCGTGCTGCTCTGGGCTTTCTCATGCTTCATCTTTGTCACGGCCAACATTGTCCTCAGCGAGACCAAGCTCTGATGGCAGGATGCTCCCAAtgaagggagggctgggggcccctcccccacctccctacCTGCAGAGCCAAGATTCATTTGCCTCCCTGGTCTTCACAGGGCAGGTGAGGCAGGGCTCTAAGAGGACACCCTCTGTGTCTCCAGCTGCGGGTCTTCTCCCCGCCCAAGACTCCACCCAGTCTGCACCTGGCCTCACTCACCAGGGCAGCGCTCCTCCCAGGTCCTCCTGCCTGGGGCGGTATGCGGCTGCTCCCAGATTCCAGGACTCGTTACCAGAATCACTCCCTCTGTTTTACAACACACTCCAATCCCCCCACTACCACCACCCCACCGCCAGAGCAGGCCCATTCCTCTGTGTGGTGGGAGACGCGGTGCTGGCACTGCTGCTATTTATACCAGAACCCGTGTCCCCTCGTCCCGCCTCCCCGGCCCCTCCTGCGTCCTTGCCTGGGAAATGCTCCACTAGCAGCTGCTGCCTCATCAGAGGTGAATCCCAGGCCCTAACCATCCTAACCCAGCTGCCTGTGAGGGCAGGGCCCACCTTCCGCACCAGGCCTGGGAGTCGCTAAGTGCCACTCCGAGGGGAGGACCTGGAGAACGGGAAGTGCTAATTGGCACCAGGGCCCTGGACCAGAGCTGTGATGACCCTTGCTGTGGGCGCCAGCTCTGGAGCAGCAGGCTGGATGCCATGTCCCTTCCACATGGGGACACAGCAGCCTGTAAGCTGGGCTTAAAGCCCGGAGCTTGTCATCCCCAAGAAGCACCCTATGTACCCTGGCTGCCCCGCCAGGGCCCCCAGGGCCTCCTGCAATGTTGTGGAAAGCTGCACCCACCTGCCACCCTCAGTGGCTTGGGAGCACCCTGGGCATGTGGCAGTGCGAGAGACCCATGGTTCCCACCCTCCAGGAGGCCAGGCCTGCAGGGCAGCAGCCTGGCTCGGccaccctgctcctgctccaACACTAAAAAGCAGCTCCCGTTAGAGCTGGGCCGTGGGTGCTCAGTGTTCACGCTCTCCATGTCCCTTGGTTGACACGGGGTTGGATGGGGCACTGCTGCCATTCCCGTGGAAGGAGACTGGGTTCCCAGCCATCTCCCACTCAATCATGCATGCGCCTGCGGGGCCGGCCTCCGTGGGCACACAGGTGACTCTACTGAACTCTTCATTTCAATGTGCCTTCTCCTGCTTCAGGACCTGGGGGTCCTTCCTCACACTCCCTGGCTTGCCCCCAGCCCTGGGTCTGGTACCACAGTCCCAGAGCCCAGAGCAGCTTGCCTCAGAGCTGCCTCTGGCAGGGGTCTCAGGCCCCTGCCCCTGTGTCTTTAGATTTCAGTGCCTTGCTCAGCCCTCGTGAGGGAATCTTTGTTGCCTCCTTCCCCCTGTGTCTCACCTTCTTCAGGCCTTGGACAAAGCAATGGTGCCGGGTCTCCTGTGGCCCAAGGTGATCTCAGGGCTGGGCTGTGTGTGGGGCGTCTGCGGGCAGAACAACAGGTGCAGCCCATGAGAAGCCTGGCTCGTAATCGGCCTCAACCTGCGCTCTCGCTGTTGTCACACATCAGCAGTCTCACAGCTTGTCCCCACACACCATCCTTTTCCGTCCAGGTGAAAAACGAACACCCCTTCCCCATCTGCCACTGTGGCTTCTTCGCAGGAGGCCCTGCCCTGGCGTGGGCAGAGCCCCGAGAGCACCACAGTGCTGAGGCCCAGAATAGCGAGGACCTGGCCCATCCCCCTGTGGCCTGGGCCCTCCCTAGAGCTGCCTGGCTGTTTGCTGAAAACTCAATTAAAACATCTGTACTTACCCTTCGCCACCTACATTCCCTCTTGCTTAAGGACAAAGCAAATTAAATCATCCTGCCACCCCAGGCTCCAAACCAAATTTTGGAcgcaaatttattaaaaaataaatgaagcccAGGTTGATTTATGTGACAACCTGGAGCCATGTGCAGCAGTAGGTTTGGGTGGCTGTGGGTGGCTGTGTCCTCTCCACCCCGAGCTGGGGCAGTCCTGGCCCTGAAGAGAATTGGCCCAAGGTGACCACATCGCTGATGCCAGGGggccctcaccaccaccaccatctggTTTCTTTGCTCTTTCGTGTCACCTGCTGTCTCTCCTGCTAAAGGTCAGATAAGGTCACCTTCCTCTCCACTACTGGGCCTCTGCCACTGATAGCCAGTGAGGGGGGCTCAGGGCAGGGAGATGAGGATCCCAACAGTGAGACATTTTATCAACTTGGCAAGATGGGCAGGTGAAGCTGTggtttccattttgcagatggccCCTAGGGTCAGTGTGAGGAGGGCAGAAGAGGATGTCTGCCCAGCCTGGCCCCAAATATGAATGTCGCTGTGGATGAGATCTTACACTCAGCAGCCTCTGCCGGCCAGCCCCAGACTGGCCCTTGAGGACAGGCCAGGTCAAGGTAGGAATGAATGTTCTTGCCTTGCTCCCCACCGAAGCACCATACCCACCTGAGCGCCAGAGCCTCGTGCCAGCAGCTCCTGGCTGTTCCTCACCTGAGGCCAGAAAGGCAGCTACAGACTTATAGATGGGGCAGATGGCAGGTGACAGGCTGAGAGGCACTGCTGAGTGGTGGAAGGTTAGCAGTAGGCACCATGCCAGGCCTCTAGCCACACACCTGTCCTTGCCGCGTGGGGGCCGGGAGCAGCCTCAGCAACAGGCAGAGGCTAATGCCAGAGTGATGGAGCAGAAGTGGCTGGCAGTGGCAGGCCTGGGGAAGTGGAAGGCTGTGACCAGCCTGTCTAGGGGTCAGAGTCCTGAGCAAGGCTGACTCGTGCTCATGGCCACTGAAAAGCCGGCTCTTCAGCCAGATCCATGGCTGCAGGAGAGCACCTTGCGATCCCTTCTCCTGGGGCTGATGGTGTGGACTGCAGGCTGGAGAAGGGGAGAAGTAACTCTACTGAGGGCCTGCTACATGCCAGGGCACAGTGCTGGGTACTTTCTACAAGGACCAAGCTGTCAGACCTGCCACATACAGGCAGTGAACCTCTGTGACATTCTGTCCTCCCTCCTTTGTGAAGTGCAGTGGTAATACCTCTATCACTGGCCAGGTGTGGGCATTAAAGTACTGAGCTCAGTGCCCAGTACAGAAGTGCTCAATAAAACTATTATTTACTGATGTTTATCTCCCTTGTCACTTGCCAGCTGTAAGCACTTGTAGCCAAGGACCCCCAGACTCATTTAAGGCTCCAGACACCTAATTGGTTTCCTAGCCTCCTAATGAGATGAAGGTCTTCTTGTAGCCACTGCCTGCTACAACTGAGAAACAGGAAGTTGACCTGAATTCTTCAGGGTCTTGAGGCTTTTGGGGTCTCTGGTTCCCCAATCCCCTAGGAAGCTTAAGGACAGCCCTCCCTTTTCAAAGAGCAAGACAGGCTGGTCTGGAGGGTCCTCACCCACGACATCATCCGCACCCTGTAAGGTTTGCCCCTCTCCCAACATGCGCCCCTGGCTTCCTGGGAAAAGCTGGTGGGGGCCATGAGCCACTCAGctgaagacagacagacaagcaACAGCTACGGCAGTGGCAGGAGGGAACCGGGTTAGACAGAATTTCCTACTCTGAGACTAGTGAAAAGTCCCTCTCACGCTGTGttccaccaaaagaaaaaaacagcattcCGGTGTCTGGATCGTCAGGCCCTTGTTCATAGCACTTTCACATCTGTGGCCTCActgtcccctctcctctcccctgccaagCTTTCTGCCCTCCCCTTtgggcaggggaggcagggacaTCACAGCTCTGAACAGGAGGGCAAGAAGCCGGGCCAAGCCAGCTCTGAACCCGCAGGAGGCATCTTTCCTGCCCCCGTCCCCCAGGGCCCACGTTCCCCCCAAAATACCTTCCTAGAGAAGGAACAAGGCAGCCAGCACTGGGCCCGGGGAGCAGGAGCGGCCCCTCCTTGGAGCCGGCAGCAGGCTCAGCTCCACATTTGGCTCTTAATTATCTTTCCAGCTCTTGGTTATTAACGATCTTGGGCAGCAAGTGGAGCAGTCTGGACCTCACAACTCCTCCCAGCCTCACCTGCTACAGCCTTCTGCCCAGAGTTCTGACTTGGGGAGGGTGAGGGGATCAGGTCCAGGGGCTGGTGGCCAGCAGTCAACATTCTCACCACCAGTGGCCGTGGTGGAGGTCAGGCTCCCTTCTGGAGTGCTGGCCTCCAGCACTCACCTAGACTCACACTAGCCACCCTTATTCTGCATCTGAGTCCAGCCCATGAAATCCACAGGACAGAGAATGTAAAAATTGACTGTCATGGATAGGGCCACCTATCCTTGGGGTGGTCAGACTCTCTGGCCAAGAGTGAAGGTGTAGCTCACCCTGCCATttcagctgctgtcaccacactTCTCACAGCCCCAACCCAAGCAGGGGGTCTTTGGAGACCCGGCTTCCAGGAACCAGCACAGAGCTGTGAGAAAGCGTACTGGGCAGAGACTCCCCATGGTTTTGCGTCCagcactgcccctcccccacttcctatTACATGGAATTAATGTCTGCCCTGCCTCCACCCATCTTGTGAGGACAGCCCAGGCCCTGACCTCACCATCCTCAGCAGTTAGGAAAGGGTCTGGCAGAATGGATGGTGCTCGctgtgtttgtggaatgaatggaaGGATGAATACTGGCTTGCTCGACAGAGTCATTGCGGGGGGATCAATGTAACTGCAGATGTGAAAATGTTGAAAACTGTTAGCATCCTTTTAGACAGTCCAGGGCCAATGATGTGTGACAGAGAaaggaggtgaggctgggagcCCCGGGGGGAAGATGAAGGACTGAGACGGAAGGCAGATTCTCCTACCCAAGGAGTCCTGGCACCAGCAAGGCTGAGCCATGCCTGACCCTGGAAGCCACCCATGCCAGGCTTCCAGAGCCACAGAGAGAATGCAGCCAGCCAGGGCCCTGGCAAGCTGGCAGGCTCCCCACAACAGACCTTCTTCTGCCTTTTCCATCAGGATGTTGTCAGGCCCTCAGGGGGATCCCTGGCAAGGCAGGACAACCACACTCCTTGGCACAAGCCTCCCTTTTCAAGGAGACTGAGAGATCAACTCCATCCATGACCACCAGAGCCCCTGTGCTGAGCACACTTGTCACATCTGGCACCAGAGCAGGTGGGAACTGGTACTGAATACCAAGTGGCTTCTGCTGCCCAGAGCACTCCTTCAGCCTCACCTACTCCCCGCGTGCCTCACGGACAGTCATGAAGGTAAGTGTCCTCCAGACAGAGCTGCCCACCTGCTCCAGGCAGACACCCCACCCGAGATACTCCCATGATGCTCTTATTGCCTACAGGCCATGGTGTGCCCCTCCAGGATGCAGAATGAGGCAGCCAGGATCAGTGGGTTGTAAAAGGTTGGTTTAATGTCCCAGGACTCTGATGAAAAGAGACTCCAGCCTAGTGGATCAAGAAGTGGAATAGCCTGCCCCAATCCCAGGGTGCAGCCTCCAGCCCCACACCAAGCCCACGGAAGCCATGGCCAAGCACTGGCTAACACCAGGGCAGGGAGACCCTCATAGGTCTGAGCCCCACTGCTCCCTGTGACTCCAGGCTAGGTGGGTAGGACTTTGCATGATGAGGGGCCAGCAAAAGCCCAGCCCACACCAGGACCTGAGGCTGCTGAGGTCACTGAACTGACCATGGAAGACATCATCTGTCACCGGGGTCCCTTGGCCAGGATTTCATGGTAGAAACCAGAAAAGCTCAAATCTGCCTGTCCCCTAACTCTGCACCAGGCAGAGAATCCAGCCAATCAGGAACCAGAGTGGCTGAAACCTCACACTTCTGACTCCAAGCTGGAGATCCGCCTCCAGGTGCAGGTTTCCGGGAAGCCTTGCGTCCCACAGGCTACCCTGCTGACCTCTTCCAGTCCACCCCTGTCCCTGTAACCTGTGCCCAGCCCCAGGGTCCTGCCCTTGTGCGTCGGAGGCCCCCAGGCCCCAGTGAACCAGGGGCTGTGGCTGGCACAGGGTGGCAGATGAGAGCAGACGGTCCCCCAGCAGAACGGCAGGTGGGCATGGGCGTGCAGGCAGACGTGCTGTCTGGGCTTCCAGGCGGGGGCCCCCGCTGGCACGCCTTCCTGGCAGGCCTCCCGGTAGGACGGTGGCCGAATCGACTGGGCCTGCGCCCAGCGCCTGCAGGCCGGGCGGCTGTCGGAGCGGACGCAGGCGTGGCAGGTGCACCCGGCGGGCAGCGAGCTGGGCAGGGAAGCGTGGCGCGGGTGCGGGCCCCGGGCCCAGGCCGCGCGCAGCAGGGCCTCCCGCCGGGCCAGCTGCTCCGGGCCGAGCAGCGGCAGGTCTTCCGGCTCCGGGGGCTCCGGGAAGAGCGGGAGGAACGGGCGCCCCGACCTGTCAGCTCGAGGGAAGGAGCTGTAGTGACAGCGCGCGGGCGACAGGGGGCGGTCTGGGAGCGCGCGCCGCTCAGAGGCCGAGAGGTGCCGCGCGCAGTGTCCGGCCCGCACTGGCCACCGCGCCTCCCGGGCCCGCAAGCCCGACGCCCGGGAGACGTCGGGCAGGGGCAGCCCGGGCGTCGGGGGGCGGCCCGGAGGCTGCGGGGCCCTGCGCACCAGCGGGGCGCGGCCCCTGCCGGTAGGTCCCCAACCCCTGGGGTTCGGCTCCGGGGGTGGGCCCGGGGTGGGCGGGCgcgggccggggccgggccgcGGGGCCGAGCAGGCAGGCGACGGGGGCGCGCGGCGGCCGCCGCCCCAGCTCTCGATGGTGCGCGTGGCGCGGTCCAGGGAGCTGCTCACGCCCGCCGTGGTCACCATGTCGCGCGCCGCCTGCAGCATCTTGAGCACGCTGGCCTGGGCGGAGCCGTCCGTGAGGTCCGGGCTGGGCGGCCGCGCGGGGCTGGCCAGGCTCTGCACCCCGCTGAAGCAGCTGTAGATCCCCTGGGTAGGAGGGAGGTGACAGGCCGTGAGCAGAGCCACCTCTCAGAAAGCCGCCTCGGCTGTCCCTGGGACGTTCTGAAGCATCAGCCTCCGAAGTCCCAGGAAGCAGCCGTTTGTCAAGCACCTCCCGTGCCAGGCACTGCGCCGCTCTACAGATTAGTGGGACTCTGAGGCTCCCAGAAGTTAACCCATTCTCCTGCTCACACTAGCTAGTAAACGGCACAGTGAGGGACCCACCCTGGTCTGTCTGCTGGAGAAGGGCTCTGCTCATTTACTCCACCATGCCACAAGCCACATCACCTCTGGGGACCTCGGTTTTTACATCTGTAAATGGGGCTGTGGCCAGCTCTGACTTAGCTGGGTCGGCGCCCCTAAAGCTGGGGCctgtgtggggagggagggcacCCACCCTGCTGAAAGCCAGCAGGAAGTTCAGCTGGGATGTGTTGGGCACTGAGTGGCGCAGCTTCCAGTAGACCAGGTGCTCCCAGGCAAAGACCagcagggccagccccatggccaCAAGCAGCATATAGAAGACACCAGCCATGTTGTCGATATCCAGCTTGCTGCTCACCGCCTCGTTCTTCTCGTTCTGGCAGATCCCAGAGAGCCACACCGTCTCCAACTTCTGCGTCTCTCCTGGGGAGCACATCTGGCTCAGGGAACCCCCCATGAAGAACCGCCCCCCCCAGCTCACCACAAGCCTGGAGCGACAAGGGTCTAGAGCCAGAGTGTCACCCCCCTTGTTCCTCAAGTGGGACCAAACAGGGATCCAGCCCAGCAGATgcaggatggggagaaagggCGAGGGTCaaagagcaagaagaaagaaaagcagagtggAAGCTGGGGTGAGCAATGCCAGCCTTTGGGTCCTCCACCTGCCCACCTCCAGTAAAGGGCACCCACGTGTCCAGGAGGCTTGCTGATGTGGTAAATTTCAgcattctctcattcattcattcatcatcatCATACACTTACTGACCACCTATAGGCCAAGCATAGAGCTGGTCAGAGAAAGACAAAAGGCCTAAGCCCCTAGGAGACCACAAACACCCTCATTATTATCGCTGTCATTATTATATGGCATTGACGAGAAATCAGTTTTTTATCTATTAAGGATGGAACTCCTCTCAACTCAAAGTTCTCTATGGGTTTGGGAGCAGGCAGGGCTGAACCACTGACACGGGGACTAGGCAGGTCTTTGGCATGACCCAGCTCATCTCAAGATggaaatgggggaagggagaCCATAGTAGGCAAAGAAGGTGTTCGTCTGGGAAAGATCATGGGAGAGGGCTTGGGGAAAAAGAGTTCAGCCACCCGCAAGCCCCACTGTGTGGTCTGAGCTCCCTCCCGTCTCCCTGCCCTTCAGGGGTTCCCAGCACTAGTTCTTGCTCCCTCCCTGCAAACCCATCCATTCCCCTGGTCACCATACAGCTGCTCCTAATACCCGCCCTACCAATTGCCCCAGACTCCCCCACCCCCGAGAATTCTCCCTGCCCACAGGTCCTGGGGAGATAGAGAACAGTGGTAGAGACGCTGATGACCCGGGCTCCCTGGCCCACCCCAGCCTTCAGCAATGGCAGCACCTACCATCCCCCAGGAACTGCAGGAGCGCCAGATCTATGGCCCGCTTCCAGTGGGAGCCCTTCTGCATGGCGATGCCATAGCCAGTGGTGGCAAAAACCTTGCCAGATCCAATGGTGACCAGCATACAGCCCTCATCCTTGCCCGCCATGTAGT contains these protein-coding regions:
- the TMEM104 gene encoding transmembrane protein 104 isoform X1; this translates as MAGEITETGELYSPYVGLVYMFNLIVGTGALTMPKAFATAGWLVSLVLLVFLGFMSFVTTTFVMEAMAAANAQLHWKRMENHKEEEDDDSSSDSDSDVLIQDNYERAEKLPILSVQRRGSPNLFEITDRVEMGQMASMFFSKVGVNLFYFCIIVYLYGDLAIYAAAVPFSLMQVTCSITGNDSCGVEADTKHNDTDLCWGPLRRVDAYRIFLAVFTLLLGPFTFFDVQKTKYLQILTSLMRWIAFTIMIVLALVRIGHGQGEGHPPLADLSGVRNLFGVCVYSFMCQHSLPSLVTPVSSKRHLTRLVFLDYILILAFYSLLSFTAIFCFRGDSLMDMYTLNFARCDIVGLAAVRFFLGLFPVFTISTNFPIIAVTLRNNWKTLFHREGGTYPWVVDRIVFPTITLVPPVLVAFCTHDLESLVGITGAYAGTGIQYVVPAFLVFHCRKDTQLAFGYGTVNKHQSPFRHTFWVGFVLLWAFSCFIFVTANIVLSETKL
- the TMEM104 gene encoding transmembrane protein 104 isoform X2 translates to MAGEITETGELYSPYVGLVYMFNLIVGTGALTMPKAFATAGWLVSLVLLVFLGFMSFVTTTFVMEAMAAANAQLHWKRMENHKEEEDDDSSSDSDSDVLIQDNYERAEKLPILSVQRRGSPNLFEITDRVEMGQMASMFFSKVGVNLFYFCIIVYLYGDLAIYAAAVPFSLMQVTCITGNDSCGVEADTKHNDTDLCWGPLRRVDAYRIFLAVFTLLLGPFTFFDVQKTKYLQILTSLMRWIAFTIMIVLALVRIGHGQGEGHPPLADLSGVRNLFGVCVYSFMCQHSLPSLVTPVSSKRHLTRLVFLDYILILAFYSLLSFTAIFCFRGDSLMDMYTLNFARCDIVGLAAVRFFLGLFPVFTISTNFPIIAVTLRNNWKTLFHREGGTYPWVVDRIVFPTITLVPPVLVAFCTHDLESLVGITGAYAGTGIQYVVPAFLVFHCRKDTQLAFGYGTVNKHQSPFRHTFWVGFVLLWAFSCFIFVTANIVLSETKL